Within the Glycine soja cultivar W05 chromosome 3, ASM419377v2, whole genome shotgun sequence genome, the region TTTATCGTAATGAATCGCCGGAATACAGGTTCAGATTTgtacctttttttattaaattattattattattattattataaaatagtcTGACTGATGAAAGGAAAAAAGGTTTAGGGGCTAATTATTACTAATTATTGTTGTAAGTAACGTGCATTTTTTGGCAATGCTGAATTTATTCAGAGTTTAATTTCTGTGTAAAATTTTCTACACttccaaatttcaattaatCAGAAACAAGTCATGGTTGGTGTGACTTTGAAGGTAATAGAAGTCAATAAACTTATACATGTAGCAATTTGTGATCGGATTACACCTTAAGTGTATAGACTATTTAGTATTTACTCATTTATTATTGCCACATTTCTGAATCTGTGCTATCGATTCTCTACTTTAACTGCTATCTTTCTGATCTTTGTCCTGACAGATAATCTAGTTGAGAATCTATTGGATTTTGAGTATGAACTTAAAAAGCCATACCTGTTATATCGAAATGCAGCTCAAGAAGTTAACGGTATATGGTTTTACAATCCAGATGAATGTGAAGAAGTTGCAAATCTCTTTAACAGGTATGGTAGTTTATGAATTTTCTCCACTCAAGTTATTTATATTGTGTTTTTCTTTGCCTGTTTATGCTCAAACTTttagttacaacttacaagatGCTATTTTATTACCAATCTGGTCTAAACTGTGaggaccttttttttttttttttctggttagTAATATACTCCGTGAAATTGAGATGTGGGATGCTTATCTTGCTAGTCGTATAAACCTTTATAATTTTCCAAATTCAATTTACAGGATACTTAATGCTTACCCAAAGACACCTCCAACTACAATACCGCCTGTTAACATAAGGTAAggatttttgtaaattttataaaagatgAAGTTGTTTCTATTTCTATCTCTTTGAATCATATCAATCACATTGCTATCGCAGTAGAGTGTCACAGTCTTTGTCAATTcaaactatatttatttatttattactcccACTCAATGATCTTTCCCTAGTTAgatttataagtaaaaaaagatgCATATCTTATGCCTGATGTATATATTATAGTGAGTCTGAGGAACTTCAGCCAGTGTCAATTATACCGGAAAGCCCTCTAGAGTCATCTTCAGTTGCTGCTTCTGCAATTGATGCTGTTGAAGATCCTGCATTTACAAACTTCTTCAGTGTACGTAATGTTGTTGCATGTCAATTTTATATGCCTTTTGGTCAATACTTCTGCAATGTCTATATTGACTTGCACTTTTTATTATATGATGTCTGtggatttagaatttttttaattcaattgttGCAGACATTGAAGGTTACTGGAAATTATGCTTCCAATATGGAAAATTTTAGACAGCATTCTGCAACTGTCACTTCTGCTCCTGGTGGTTTGTTATCTACTGCACCTACTGTGCAAATACCATCTGCCTCTCATTCAACTTCATCGATATCAGGCTTCCCCCTTGACTCTCTTGAAACAGCCAAGAGTGGCAATCAAGTCATTAATCTTGTTAAGCCTTCTACTTTTTTTGCATCAACGTCTTCATCTTCACTGTTAGTTCCACCTATTTATTCATCTGTGCCACCTAGTGCAGTTGTTCATCATTCCCTGAATGTGCCACGCCAATACGGCACTCCAGTACTTCAACCCTTCCCTCCCCCTAATCCTCCTCTTTCTCTTACCCCTATTTCAAGCTCCACTCCAAATAGACCTGTAATCAGCAGGGATAATGTCCGTGATGCACTTTTATCATTGGTTCAGGTATTTCATGATTTTGCCATGTTTGTTGaccattattaatttaattgtatttttaagtGGTCATTCAATTACTTCTTTTAGTTTGGGGTTGGGTGGGTCAAAATAAAGGGGAAATAAGGGATACTATTGTCCTGATTCTCATTTGGTGTTGTTTAACATAGGATTATAGGAGTTCGTCCCCACTGAAGAAAGTCCAGTTTGAGCCATAGCTATTATATAGTTAATGAACATTTAGCTATTAGACTGGAAGTACACCTAATTATCTATCCAagttattgagattttgaaAAAGATTGTGAATaattggaaaagggagaaactTTAACATGAGGTTTTTATAAACCTGACATGGGAAAACACCTCTATTGTTATTCTTGCTAGTATGCAACTTTagaattttcatgttttaattacttttttgtgTTTATGATTTCAATATAAATTGAATCTCTACTCTACAAGAAAATTGaagtaacaaaatattatttgttttatcctTTTTGTCTAATGCTTGCT harbors:
- the LOC114407232 gene encoding mRNA-decapping enzyme-like protein encodes the protein MSQTKKLTPNLDQQSTKVLNLTVLQRIDPYIDEILFTAAHVSFYDFNIESNQWSRKDVEGSLFVVKRNSQPRFQFIVMNRRNTDNLVENLLDFEYELKKPYLLYRNAAQEVNGIWFYNPDECEEVANLFNRILNAYPKTPPTTIPPVNISESEELQPVSIIPESPLESSSVAASAIDAVEDPAFTNFFSTLKVTGNYASNMENFRQHSATVTSAPGGLLSTAPTVQIPSASHSTSSISGFPLDSLETAKSGNQVINLVKPSTFFASTSSSSLLVPPIYSSVPPSAVVHHSLNVPRQYGTPVLQPFPPPNPPLSLTPISSSTPNRPVISRDNVRDALLSLVQEDHFIDMMFQALLKVSHS